Proteins from a single region of Spodoptera frugiperda isolate SF20-4 chromosome 8, AGI-APGP_CSIRO_Sfru_2.0, whole genome shotgun sequence:
- the LOC118275288 gene encoding claspin has product MLSRRGSSDMESPGVVEKTLNSLNSSDDEGGPIHRTKKRIKNFSDSDTEKENVEVNIQDGINLSESGSESDTTVPIKSGKIKSRIQMDSSSDSDTSNKHESVKNEGQQIRMKNKRNKLKDKFKNLLNSREKHTLQDNSGNESEGSHGAVSDASDQEMSSISKIKQKIKKSMATVSSICDPDTSDEEGSMNEKPKQKPRKQKSTKLIEPKPVRMSAKQAMENMQIIKSESNRMLREKAVSLPYHRPKALSLKDIMSRRKPALASDGKALPIKMNEEQLKHYASLLEQRQKEMMELCKSESDEETPETEEKIEKTEQDTEKPSDIAKTDNETLTEKSDITNVLAENLENDLPAILNDDIDTEKVVDETNTISPEEDLLNNETENVLNNDNDNENASEPNDEQNSSAKDDSNTDFKLVYNDSVEEEQMKLDDKDSTEIADKEVTNQVDIAEKSVEKDNNSELQTKGNTEEESQLISLHYTESNTGKIEENTEKPEASNVVTDTKVTEERNEVVNNDFFSDDDVDMEDIDKLIENAEILRDDDNISSPMLVRDPPNLNAKPKLTGAPGMVIDLDGGSVMSKKTGVELLKERFTYFAKLKTPEELEREKEKRLKPGAQHLKLKQELEEQIAEQRSLEWAKRLEEEKQQHMEMDTILDDADAEDSIEKIEEKLEETEAEKEEDSSESDEEEELEENDIEMKDKPRKHNPMVDEEAEESDCDEEDEGVAKDDENNDEVEDDGVQEDDGDDESSEEESSESEEEEETSKPRKGRILKAFEDSDDEDSTVKEKEIKELVTDTDKVVDADINNDAIVETNDVGEAAETNNADLTATPNEVGSSSQDDVIQLAQRHQSVSDDLFTSQESTLIDQAKDRNSAGDEVLGTQTFSILETTTSGIQSPSKLDVDSELRSPSKLNILCMSQPYHDPSIDGIVEGSQLPITQTSQSQPLGEDVLALCTGKFYDNEFVSPTEENQYVDDFTQELSIDKFGNTQPDKTVNGVPNKDDNELGIGKETATLEEKNKEDNTKPGEPDGNLLKSILDELHDPEFDKPRENKFFTGGTQKKDSEKVVENTQVKKKFVIDSDDDEAAETNVDTEQVKKKKFKKKRPEKRALQISDDEDEEEEENQMEDDYVSDLEEDNERLVEYDSEENEIEVKIDKPKKKRKVTDFFEQEAELTSEDEWVGSGDEDEKGLDRMEREEGDDEVFHQGKLRKELGQIHMRDVLDQDKREVRLIQELLFEDGDLGDGHRQRKFRWRNAGDDDEAGTVPDEFADTQEEEFESEEQWRKQRHEREVFLRQMQQQEEESSLNVSVNRTTIIKANLLSKSMSTLLQEVNQTKTEATEVTVVQEKKTAKDIPSPKKSYSIFQQSYHGSLLTRGQGSLARLAALATPLAADDDSPKIGSLATHKRNFVFTSITPGEDDVPKVTIKRKADAPQGTPKLMKKMKIEEKTDKLFPYAEENVKDFLTNQWESEDVKEAVSALRKLALEDKENSVDGVIAIPGEDASKEDQIEGLVKSVKWQMSSDRKAGPLKQLQGLIWKQGYDKGDIKGHVYDDVSPAMDLWRSVEGQKIYIYSSGSVQAQKLLFGQSQAGDMLKYIDGHFDTAVGAKQETSSYTAIAEKIGCKPEEILFLTDIVKEAEAARACGMHCALVSREGNAALPAEAVEAFPVLYSLATLANPNKRKPDAQDEQPAKVLKTDVDADVKTPSETEVAAEAKESTEAAAPAEVKPSSEPEVPTEEKAPESDASGKPEPVPVNGNSDATVAEPEAPKAADKPEEMEVDEPAVGTQDKACQATEKVETTVEEITDANEIEATPACDIEPIIEESSEKTENSETDKMETETSESVPEPKENDVERLKNGHKDASVAEETPLASVITEIKDVTNDKEELNAVTEMIEDIEPVVEEPPATQEMEDLQNVGEVLEKECDEILSKVQDVTNLDNIPIKPLLNTIAEETMETENTDSNDIVERILDTEMEMESKKNAEKATNTSEESAESKVEPEAPADKNDKQETKTEDKGTSTEMSEDKPKEEVAEVKATEENVDSSSPKTTETEEPAKVVEENETKSVDKVENKMEEDSSTPKPETEESKTVVAEVAAETVVAETKVDTEEKKVVDDKPEPEKVETPTEQTKVETETPAEPKESEKVTEEAKPDSEPKEQTEAQVNGKATNGDAAVANQNGDASKEAELSARLSMENGKEVNGANGDSVKEEEEPKTEKSAEVEVADIKVKNVAVDETRSDPIEQPTEA; this is encoded by the exons ATGCTGTCTCGTCGTGGTTCTTCAGACATGGAGTCACCTGGTGTTGTGGAGAAGACTTTAAACAGTTTAAACTCAAGTGATGATGAAGGTGGTCCAATACATAGGACGAAGAAACGAATAAAGAACTTCTCTGATAGTGATACAGAGAAAGAAAATGTAGAAGTAAACATCCAAGATGGTATCAATCTCAGTGAGAGTGGTAGTGAATCGGATACAACTGTTCCTATTAAAAGTGGCAAAATCAAATCTAGGATTCAGATGGATAGTTCTTCTGATTCTGACACATCAAACAAACACGAGAGTGTAAAGAATGAGGGACAACAAATAAGGATGAAAAATAAGAGGAATAAGTTGAAGGACAAGTTTAAGAACTTGTTGAATTCTAGAGAGAAACACACTCTACAAGATAATAGTGGTAATGAGTCGGAGGGCAGTCATGGTGCAGTGTCAGATGCTTCTGACCAGGAAATGTCTtctatttccaaaataaaacag AAAATCAAAAAGAGTATGGCGACTGTGTCTTCAATTTGTGATCCGGACACATCAGATGAAGAAGGCTCCATGAATGAGAAACCAAAACAGAAGCCCAGGAAACAGAAATCTACAAAACTAATTGAACCCAAGCCAGTTAgg ATGTCAGCTAAACAAGCAATGGAGAATATgcaaataattaaaagtgaGTCTAATCGCATGCTGCGAGAGAAGGCAGTATCATTGCCGTACCACAGACCTAAAGCCCTGTCCCTCAAAGATATTATGTCCAGAAGGAAGCCAGCGTTAGCATCAGATGGAAAAGCTCTACCTATTAAAATGAATGAAGAGCAATTGAAACATTATGC ATCATTATTAGAACAGAGACAAAAGGAAATGATGGAATTATGTAAAAGTGAATCTGATGAAGAGACTCCTGAAACTgaagaaaaaattgaaaaaacagAACAGGACACAGAGAAACCATCTGATATTGCTAAAACAGATAACGAAACACTCACTGAAAAATCTGACATTACAAATGTATTAGCAGAAAATCTAGAAAATGATTTGCCTGCTATCTTGAATGATGATATAGACACGGAAAAAGTAGTTGATGAAACTAACACAATTTCTCCTGAAgaagatttattaaataatgaaacagaAAATGTCTTAAATAATGACAATGATAATGAAAATGCAAGTGAGCCAAATGATGAACAAAATAGTTCTGCCAAAGATGATTCAAATACAGATTTCAAATTGGTTTACAATGATTCTGTAGAAGAAGAACAAATGAAACTTGATGATAAAGACAGTACAGAAATTGCTGATAAAGAGGTTACTAATCAAGTGGATATAGCTGAAAAAAGTGtagaaaaagataataattctGAGCTACAAACTAAAGGAAATACTGAGGAAGAGAGTCAATTGATATCATTACATTACACTGAAAGCAATAcaggaaaaatagaagaaaacaCAGAAAAACCTGAAGCCAGTAATGTTGTTACTGACACAAAAGTTACTGAAGAGAGGAATGAAGTAGTTAATAATGACTTCTTCTCTGACGATGATGTTGATATGGAAGATATTGATAAACTCATTGAAAATGCTGAAATTTTGAgag atgatgataatattaGTTCTCCAATGCTTGTAAGAGATCCTCCCAATTTAAATGCTAAACCTAAATTGACTGGTGCTCCCGGCATGGTTATTGACTTGGATGGTGGTTCTGTAATGTCCAAAAAAACTGGTGTTGAACTCCTAAAAGAGAGATTCACATACTTTGCTAAATTAAAGACTCCTGAAGAACTTGAAAGAGAGAAGGAAAAGAG GTTAAAACCAGGTGCTCAACATTTGAAATTGAAACAAGAGCTTGAAGAACAAATAGCAGAACAAAGATCCCTTGAATGGGCCAAACGTTTAGAAGAGGAGAAACAACAGCATATGGAAATGGACACCATCTTAGATGATGCTGACGCTGAAGACAGTATTGAGAAAATCGAAGAGAAATTAGAGGAGACTGAGGCAGAGAAAGAAGAAGATAGTTCAGAAAGTGATGAAGAGGAAGAATTGGAAGAGAATGACATTGAAATGAAAGATAAGCCAAGAAAACACAACCCGATGGTTGATGAGGAAGCAGAGGAGTCAGATTGCGATGAAGAAGATGAAGGTGTAGCCAAAGACGATGAAAATAATGACGAAGTTGAGGATGACGGTGTCCAAGAGGATGATGGAGACGATGAATCCAGTGAAGAAGAATCCTCGGAAtctgaagaagaagaagaaaccAGTAAACCTAGGAAAGGAAGGATATTGAAGGCATTCGAAGATTCTGATGATGAAGATTCCACAGTTAAGGAGAAGGAAATAAAAGAATTAGTTACAGACACTGACAAAGTTGTGGATGCTGATATAAATAATGATGCTATTGTGGAAACAAATGATGTTGGTGAAGCTGCAGAAACGAATAATGCTGATTTGACTGCAACTCCAAATGAAGTTGGAAGTTCATCACAAG ATGACGTCATTCAACTAGCGCAGAGACACCAATCCGTATCAGATGACCTTTTTACAAGTCAAGAGAGCACGCTCATTGACCAGGCGAAAGACAGGAATAGTGCTGGCGACGAAGTACTAGGCACACAAACGTTTTCTATCCTAGAGACTACAACATCTGGGATCCAATCTCCAAGTAAATTAGATGTGGATTCGGAACTACGATCTCCtagcaaattaaatattttgtgcatGTCACAGCCTTATCATGat CCAAGTATAGATGGCATTGTGGAGGGTTCACAGCTCCCAATAACCCAAACATCACAATCACAACCACTTGGCGAAGATGTATTAGCTCTATGTACTGGGAAGTTCTATGACAATGAGTTTGTATCTCCTACTGAGGAAAATCAATATGTAGACGACTTCACACAAGAATTATCTATAGATAAATTTGGTAATACTCAACCTGATAAAACTGTGAATGGAGTACCAAATAAAGATGACAATGAATTAGGAATTGGTAAAGAAACTGCAactttagaagaaaaaaataaggaGGATAACACTAAGCCAGGTGAACCTGATGGAAACCTACTCAAGTCAATACTGGATGAGTTACATGACCCAGAGTTCGATAAACCGAGAGAAAACAAATTCTTCACTGGAGGTACACAGAAAAAAGATAGTGAGAAAGTTGTAGAAAATACTCAAGTGAAGAAGAAGTTTGTAATAGATTCTGACGATGATGAGGCGGCTGAAACTAATGTAGACACTGAACAAGTCAAGAAAAAGAAGTTTAAGAAGAAAAGGCCAGAAAAGAGGGCACTTCAAATCTCAG atgatGAAGACGAGGAAGAAGAGGAGAATCAAATGGAAGATGATTATGTGTCAGACTTGGAAGAAGATAATGAGAGATTAGTGGAGTATGACTCCGAGGAAAATGAG ATTGAAGTAAAAATAGATAAACCAAAGAAGAAACGTAAAGTAACGGACTTCTTTGAGCAAGAGGCTGAGTTGACGAGCGAGGATGAATGGGTGGGGTCGGGCGATGAGGATGAGAAGGGCCTCGACAGGATGGAGAGGGAAGAAGGAGATGACGAAGTCTTCCACCAGGGAAAACTACGGAAGGAACTCGGAcagatacatat GCGTGATGTGCTGGACCAAGACAAGAGAGAAGTAAGATTGATACAAGAGTTGCTGTTCGAAGACGGGGACCTCGGCGATGGTCATCGCCAGAGGAAGTTCAGATGGAGGAACGCAG GTGATGACGATGAGGCTGGTACGGTACCAGATGAATTTGCCGATACGCAAGAGGAAGAGTTTGAGTCGGAAGAACAATGGAGGAAGCAGAGGCATGAGCGTGAAGTGTTTTTGAGGCAAATG caACAACAAGAGGAAGAAAGCTCCCTAAACGTCAGTGTTAACAGAACGACGATAATTAAAGCCAATCTGTTGTCAAAGTCCATGTCTACTCTCCTGCAAGAAGTCAATCAGACGAAAACTGAAGCTACCGAGGTGACCGTCGTTCAAGAAAAGAAGACTGCTAAAGATATACCTAGTCCAAAGAAATCTTATTCAATCTTCCAG CAAAGTTACCATGGGTCATTACTAACGCGTGGCCAAGGATCTCTTGCGCGGTTGGCAGCGCTGGCAACGCCTTTAGCTGCTGATGACGACTCTCCAAAAATAGGATCGCTAGCCACACATAAGCGAAACTTTGTCTTTACTTCTATTACACCCGGCGAGGATGATGTACCAAAG GTGACAATAAAAAGGAAAGCCGACGCGCCGCAAGGCACTCCTAAGTTGATGAAGAAAATGAAAATTGAAGAGAAAACT GACAAGCTGTTTCCGTACGCAGAagaaaatgtgaaagattttctAACCAACCAATGGGAGTCCGAGGATGTGAAGGAGGCAGTGTCAGCGCTCAGGAAACTGGCGCTGGAAGACAAGGAGAACAGTGTGGATGGAGTGATTGCCATTCCAGGAGAG GATGCCTCTAAGGAAGATCAGATTGAGGGCCTAGTGAAAAGTGTGAAGTGGCAGATGTCTTCTGACCGCAAGGCCGGCCCGCTGAAGCAGTTGCAGGGTCTTATCTGGAAGCAGGGGTATGACAAGGGAGACATCAAGGGACA TGTGTATGACGATGTGTCTCCCGCGATGGACTTGTGGCGCTCTGTGGAAGGCCAAAAGATCTACATCTACTCGTCTGGATCAGTCCAGGCTCAGAAACTTCTCTTCGGCCAGTCCCAGGCTGGAGACATGCTGAAGTATATCGACGGACATTTCGACACCGCGGTCGGTGCTAAACAGGAGACTTCTAGCTACACCGCCATCGCCGAGAAAATCGGTTGCAAGCCAGAAGAAATTCTGTTTTTGACGGACATTGTAAAAG AGGCCGAGGCCGCGCGTGCGTGTGGCATGCACTGCGCGTTGGTGAGCCGCGAGGGGAACGCGGCGCTTCCAGCCGAGGCTGTGGAGGCGTTCCCGGTGCTGTACAGCCTGGCCACGCTCGCCAACCCCAACAAGCGCAAGCCCGACGCCCAG GATGAACAACCTGCGAAAGTTCTGAAAACCGATGTGGATGCAGATGTAAAAACACCTTCGGAAACAGAAGTTGCTGCTGAAGCTAAAGAGTCAACTGAAGCGGCGGCACCCGCCGAGGTGAAACCATCGTCAGAACCTGAAGTACCCACTGAGGAAAAAGCCCCTGAAAGTGACGCGTCGGGTAAACCAGAACCTGTACCAGTCAATGGCAATTCTGATGCCACTGTTGCGGAGCCAGAGGCACCAAAAGCAGCTGACAAACCAGAAGAAATGGAAGTTGATGAACCTGCCGTCGGTACGCAGGATAAAGCATGTCAAGCAACTGAAAAAGTTGAAACCACCGTCGAAGAAATTACGGATGCCAATGAAATAGAAGCAACCCCTGCTTGCGACATTGAACCCATCATTGAGGAGAGTAGTGAAAAGACTGAAAACTCAGAGACTGACAAAATGGAGACAGAGACTTCAGAATCTGTTCCTGAGCCAAAAGAAAACGATGTTGAACGACTTAAAAATGGACATAAGGATGCTTCTGTTGCAGAAGAAACTCCTCTAGCTTCTGTTATTACAGAAATCAAGGATGTCACTAACGACAAAGAGGAACTGAACGCAGTTACAGAAATGATTGAAGACATCGAACCCGTTGTCGAGGAACCTCCGGCCACCCAGGAAATGGAGGATCTGCAGAATGTTGGGGAAGTACTTGAGAAAGAATGTGACGAAATATTATCGAAGGTTCAGGATGTTACTAATTTGGATAACATACCAATTAAACCTTTACTAAACACTATTGCTGAAGAAACGATGGAGACTGAAAATACGGATTCAAATGATATAGTTGAGAGAATATTAGACACTGAAATGGAAATGGAATCAAAGAAAAATGCAGAGAAAGCGACCAATACTTCAGAAGAGTCTGCAGAGAGTAAGGTTGAACCAGAAGCTCCAGCTGATAAAAATGACaaacaagaaacaaaaacaGAAGATAAGGGCACGTCGACTGAAATGTCAGAGGATAAGCCAAAAGAAGAAGTAGCCGAAGTTAAAGCAACTGAAGAAAATGTAGATAGTAGTAGTCCTAAGACTACAGAAACGGAAGAACCCGCTAAGGTGGTAgaagaaaacgaaacgaaatcaGTAGATAAAGTCGAAAATAAGATGGAAGAAGATAGTAGCACGCCTAAACCCGAAACAGAAGAAAGCAAAACTGTAGTAGCGGAAGTTGCTGCTGAAACAGTAGTAGCTGAAACAAAGGTAGACACAGAAGAAAAGAAAGTAGTTGATGATAAACCAGAACCAGAGAAAGTAGAGACACCCACGGAACAAACTAAGGTAGAAACAGAGACCCCAGCAGAGCCTAAGGAGAGTGAGAAAGTTACTGAAGAGGCCAAGCCTGATAGTGAACCAAAAGAACAGACCGAGGCGCAAGTAAACGGCAAAGCTACCAATGGAGACGCTGCAGTCGCGAATCAGAATGGAGATGCCAGCAAAGAGGCTGAATTAAGTGCTCGGCTGTCAATGGAAAATGGAAAAGAAGTGAATGGTGCAAATGGCGACTCTGTCAAGGAGGAGGAGGAACCTAAAACTGAGAAGAGTGCCGAAGTTGAAGTAGCTGATATCAAAGTAAAGAACGTCGCCGTCGACGAGACGCGCAGTGACCCAATAGAGCAGCCCACGGAAGCATAA